In Daucus carota subsp. sativus chromosome 4, DH1 v3.0, whole genome shotgun sequence, one DNA window encodes the following:
- the LOC135151951 gene encoding uncharacterized protein LOC135151951, translated as MKWNALAFGFLPEVNDYVVVHVVKPYVYNPNAHYPHSVKIGVYSLNTNSWKEIRQDNVFVYDMSDESEFVNGTAFWVGYDSDLVEQIVMYFDTKTNVLGQISVPNWVVRHTRQLESPVIRPFGQSIAYLVEGDADDWEYYDDEDDDFGTSHLDIWVLNDKRRVLNDESINEDFWENKMSVKLGENVWAEVLGTRNNGAPIQAKSNNLISYDLDTHEPYDFVESSDHLTPFYYLKEGSKSPFLIRPFVETLALLDVD; from the coding sequence ATGAAGTGGAATGCTTTAGCTTTTGGGTTTTTACCGGAAGTTAATGATTATGTTGTGGTACATGTTGTGAAACCTTATGTTTATAACCCTAATGCACATTACCCGCACTCGGTCAAGATTGGTGTTTATAGTCTAAACACTAATTCTTGGAAGGAAATACGCCAAGATAATGTTTTTGTTTATGATATGAGTGATGAGTCGGAATTTGTTAATGGTACTGCATTTTGGGTAGGGTATGATTCTGATCTGGTAGAGCAGATAGTTATGTACTTTGATACAAAGACAAATGTACTGGGACAGATTTCGGTGCCTAACTGGGTGGTACGTCATACCCGCCAGCTGGAGAGTCCTGTTATCCGTCCATTCGGTCAATCTATTGCTTACCTTGTTGAGGGAGATGCGGATGATTGGGAATATTacgatgatgaggatgatgatttTGGCACTTCTCATTTGGACATTTGGGTATTGAATGACAAGAGGAGGGTATTGAATGACGAGAGTATAAATGAGGATTTTTGGGAGAACAAGATGAGTGTTAAGCTAGGTGAAAATGTTTGGGCTGAGGTATTGGGTACGAGGAACAATGGTGCACCAATACAAGCAAAATCAAACAATCTAATTTCATATGATCTTGATACTCATGAACCATATGATTTCGTTGAATCATCTGATCATTTGACTCCTTTTTACTATCTTAAGGAGGGCTCTAAATCACCTTTTCTCATTCGTCCTTTTGTGGAAACTCTAGCTTTGCTTGATGTTGATTGA
- the LOC108218674 gene encoding beta-glucosidase 18 isoform X1: protein MKQWSLLNIIFLLTIACPVHLCLSSNGVGVEEEEDIRRSDFPPGFLFGTATSSYQIEGGYLADGKGLSNWDVFTHTAGNVLNGQNGDICDDHYHRYLEDIQIMHSLGVNAYRFSISWSRILPRGRFGEVNLAGIKFYNKIIDSLLLKGIEPFVTLSHHEHPQELQDQYEAWLSPQIQEDFAYFAEICFKSFGDRVKHWMTINEPDLFVLMAYISGEYPPRHCSPPFGNCSVGNSDVEPLIAMHNMLLCHAKAAKLYHEHFQAQQGGSIGIVISGTNYEPMTGKKVDRDAASRALAFTIGWVLDPLVFGEYPEEMRQYIGSVLPQFSSMETESVKGSIDFIGLNHYTTLYSEDCIYSNCTEGGDHAIKGYQQMKPDRDGILIGEPTAIDGMTVVPRGMEEIVDYVKERYNNIPMYITENGYSAPQGEAVTVKDILNDTKRIEYHKAYLASLARAIRNGADVRGYFAWSLLDDFEWIYGYEVRFGLYYVDPHTLERIPKLSAMWFNSFLTKNDSFSGKEESYPDLLQLKYILDHESAGKKAEI, encoded by the exons ATGAAACAGTGGAGTCTTCTCAACATCATCTTTCTTCTTACCATAGCTTGTCCTGTCCATCTCTGTTTAAGCTCCAATGGAGTTggagttgaagaagaagaagatattaGAAGATCAGATTTCCCACCTGGGTTTCTTTTTGGAACTGCTACTTCTTCTTATCAG ATTGAAGGAGGATATCTTGCAGATGGTAAAGGTCTCAGTAACTGGGATGTTTTCACCCACACTGCCG GTAACGTATTAAACGGACAAAATGGAGATATATGTGATGACCATTACCATCGTTATCTG GAAGACATCCAAATTATGCATTCTCTCGGGGTAAATGCATACAGATTCTCGATATCCTGGTCCAGAATTCTACCTA GGGGTAGGTTTGGAGAAGTCAACCTGGCTGGGATCAAGTTCTATAACAAAATAATTGATAGCCTCTTGCTCAAAG GGATCGAGCCATTTGTAACGCTTAGTCATCATGAGCATCCGCAAGAACTCCAAGACCAGTATGAAGCCTGGTTGAGTCCTCAGATACA AGAGGATTTTGCTTATTTTGCagaaatttgtttcaaaagttTTGGTGACCGGGTCAAGCATTGGATGACAATCAATGAACCGGACTTATTCGTACTAATGGCCTATATATCAGGCGAATATCCACCACGTCACTGTTCACCCCCTTTTGGTAACTGCTCTGTTGGAAATTCGGATGTGGAGCCTCTTATTGCGATGCACAACATGCTACTCTGCCATGCCAAGGCTGCCAAACTATACCATGAGCATTTTCAG GCGCAACAAGGTGGTTCAATAGGGATTGTCATTAGCGGAACCAATTATGAACCAATGACAGGTAAAAAGGTCGATAGAGACGCTGCAAGTAGGGCCTTAGCATTCACTATTGGTTG GGTCCTGGATCCCCTAGTATTTGGTGAGTATCCGGAAGAAATGCGCCAATATATCGGGAGTGTATTGCCTCAGTTTTCTTCAATGGAGACAGAGTCTGTAAAAGGCAGTATTGATTTCATTGGACTTAATCACTACACAACTCTTTACTCTGAGGATTGCATCTATTCTAACTGCACAGAAGGGGGTGACCATGCAATTAAAGGATACCAACAGATGAAACCAGATCGAGATGGCATCCTAATAGGAGAACCG ACCGCAATAGATGGAATGACTGTGGTTCCGAGAGGCATGGAGGAGATTGTTGACTATGTTAAGGAAAGATATAATAACATCCCTATGTATATAACTGAAAAtg GTTATTCGGCACCACAAGGAGAAGCTGTCACAGTAAAAGACATACTAAATGACACAAAGCGAATTGAATATCACAAGGCATACCTTGCTTCATTGGCCCGAGCAATTAG GAATGGCGCTGATGTGCGTGGTTATTTTGCATGGTCATTGTTGGATGATTTTGAATGGATTTATGGATATGAGGTGAGATTCGGATTATACTATGTGGATCCTCACACACTTGAGCGTATTCCCAAGCTTTCCGCCATGTGGTTCAACAGTTTCTTGACTAAGAATGATAGCTTCAGCGGGAAAGAAGAATCATATCCAGATCTCTTGCAACTCAAATACATTTTAGACCATGAATCAGCGGGAAAGAAAGCAGAAATATAA
- the LOC108218674 gene encoding beta-glucosidase 18 isoform X2 yields MELELKKKKILEDQISHLGFFLELLLLLIRLKEDILQMVKVSVTGMFSPTLPEDIQIMHSLGVNAYRFSISWSRILPRGRFGEVNLAGIKFYNKIIDSLLLKGIEPFVTLSHHEHPQELQDQYEAWLSPQIQEDFAYFAEICFKSFGDRVKHWMTINEPDLFVLMAYISGEYPPRHCSPPFGNCSVGNSDVEPLIAMHNMLLCHAKAAKLYHEHFQAQQGGSIGIVISGTNYEPMTGKKVDRDAASRALAFTIGWVLDPLVFGEYPEEMRQYIGSVLPQFSSMETESVKGSIDFIGLNHYTTLYSEDCIYSNCTEGGDHAIKGYQQMKPDRDGILIGEPTAIDGMTVVPRGMEEIVDYVKERYNNIPMYITENGYSAPQGEAVTVKDILNDTKRIEYHKAYLASLARAIRNGADVRGYFAWSLLDDFEWIYGYEVRFGLYYVDPHTLERIPKLSAMWFNSFLTKNDSFSGKEESYPDLLQLKYILDHESAGKKAEI; encoded by the exons ATGGAGTTggagttgaagaagaagaagatattaGAAGATCAGATTTCCCACCTGGGTTTCTTTTTGGAACTGCTACTTCTTCTTATCAG ATTGAAGGAGGATATCTTGCAGATGGTAAAGGTCTCAGTAACTGGGATGTTTTCACCCACACTGCCG GAAGACATCCAAATTATGCATTCTCTCGGGGTAAATGCATACAGATTCTCGATATCCTGGTCCAGAATTCTACCTA GGGGTAGGTTTGGAGAAGTCAACCTGGCTGGGATCAAGTTCTATAACAAAATAATTGATAGCCTCTTGCTCAAAG GGATCGAGCCATTTGTAACGCTTAGTCATCATGAGCATCCGCAAGAACTCCAAGACCAGTATGAAGCCTGGTTGAGTCCTCAGATACA AGAGGATTTTGCTTATTTTGCagaaatttgtttcaaaagttTTGGTGACCGGGTCAAGCATTGGATGACAATCAATGAACCGGACTTATTCGTACTAATGGCCTATATATCAGGCGAATATCCACCACGTCACTGTTCACCCCCTTTTGGTAACTGCTCTGTTGGAAATTCGGATGTGGAGCCTCTTATTGCGATGCACAACATGCTACTCTGCCATGCCAAGGCTGCCAAACTATACCATGAGCATTTTCAG GCGCAACAAGGTGGTTCAATAGGGATTGTCATTAGCGGAACCAATTATGAACCAATGACAGGTAAAAAGGTCGATAGAGACGCTGCAAGTAGGGCCTTAGCATTCACTATTGGTTG GGTCCTGGATCCCCTAGTATTTGGTGAGTATCCGGAAGAAATGCGCCAATATATCGGGAGTGTATTGCCTCAGTTTTCTTCAATGGAGACAGAGTCTGTAAAAGGCAGTATTGATTTCATTGGACTTAATCACTACACAACTCTTTACTCTGAGGATTGCATCTATTCTAACTGCACAGAAGGGGGTGACCATGCAATTAAAGGATACCAACAGATGAAACCAGATCGAGATGGCATCCTAATAGGAGAACCG ACCGCAATAGATGGAATGACTGTGGTTCCGAGAGGCATGGAGGAGATTGTTGACTATGTTAAGGAAAGATATAATAACATCCCTATGTATATAACTGAAAAtg GTTATTCGGCACCACAAGGAGAAGCTGTCACAGTAAAAGACATACTAAATGACACAAAGCGAATTGAATATCACAAGGCATACCTTGCTTCATTGGCCCGAGCAATTAG GAATGGCGCTGATGTGCGTGGTTATTTTGCATGGTCATTGTTGGATGATTTTGAATGGATTTATGGATATGAGGTGAGATTCGGATTATACTATGTGGATCCTCACACACTTGAGCGTATTCCCAAGCTTTCCGCCATGTGGTTCAACAGTTTCTTGACTAAGAATGATAGCTTCAGCGGGAAAGAAGAATCATATCCAGATCTCTTGCAACTCAAATACATTTTAGACCATGAATCAGCGGGAAAGAAAGCAGAAATATAA